The following proteins are encoded in a genomic region of Nitratireductor sp. GISD-1A_MAKvit:
- the hisG gene encoding ATP phosphoribosyltransferase → MSITLALPSKGRLKENALAQLEKAGLTVHLPENDRRYRATLEGVVGVEIAFLSASEIARELERGTVDLGVTGEDLVRETIPDWERKVAIAARLGFGRADVVVAVPEVWFDVATMADLDDVAADFRHRHGRRLRIATKYWRLTQQFFSQKHGIQVYRIVESLGATEGAPAAGSADVIVDITSTGSTLTANHLKVLDDGVILRSEACLVTALRERAASDQAALEALTARFSG, encoded by the coding sequence ATGAGCATCACCCTCGCCCTGCCCTCCAAGGGCCGCCTCAAGGAAAACGCGCTGGCGCAGCTCGAAAAGGCTGGCCTCACCGTTCACCTGCCGGAAAACGACCGGCGCTACCGCGCCACGCTCGAAGGCGTGGTCGGTGTCGAGATTGCCTTTCTCTCGGCCTCCGAAATCGCCCGCGAACTGGAGCGCGGCACGGTTGATCTCGGCGTCACCGGCGAAGATCTCGTCCGCGAAACCATTCCCGACTGGGAGCGCAAGGTGGCGATTGCCGCAAGGCTGGGCTTTGGCCGCGCAGACGTGGTGGTTGCGGTGCCGGAGGTCTGGTTCGACGTGGCGACCATGGCCGATCTCGACGATGTCGCAGCCGATTTCCGCCATCGGCATGGACGCCGGCTAAGGATCGCTACCAAATACTGGCGGCTGACCCAGCAGTTCTTCTCCCAGAAGCACGGCATTCAGGTCTATCGCATCGTGGAAAGCCTCGGCGCCACCGAAGGTGCACCGGCAGCGGGCTCGGCCGATGTGATCGTCGATATCACGTCCACCGGATCGACGCTCACGGCAAACCATCTGAAGGTTCTCGACGATGGCGTGATCCTGCGTTCCGAGGCCTGTCTCGTGACCGCTCTCCGGGAGCGGGCGGCGTCAGATCAGGCAGCGCTGGAGGCGCTGACCGCGCGGTTTTCAGGCTAG
- a CDS encoding ATP phosphoribosyltransferase regulatory subunit, producing MTLRAPDFADDIFALFAERDAVLTDIAIIQPADPFLDMAGEDLRRRIFLTESETGANLCLRPEFTIPVCRDHIEKRAATPQRYAYLGEVFRQQREGGAEFFQAGIEDLGASDRAGADARSLGDAHALLARVLPGQKLSVTLGDQAVFEAVLSALGLPRGWQMRLTRAFGSPKLLQAALDDLANPQTAANLPRAVAGLVARGDEAALSEHVSTVMNETGISPSAGRAPHEIARRLIEKAELRSVRLTDEAMSALKAFVQMRTPFAEAGERLSAFAAENGLVLDDALETFAARAERISAEGMPLDTLTYDAGFGRPLDYYTGFVFEIASPAGTVLAGGGRYDRLLTLLGAETPIPGVGFSIWLDRVAGLKETAA from the coding sequence ATGACCCTGCGCGCACCCGATTTTGCCGACGACATCTTCGCGCTCTTTGCCGAACGCGATGCGGTGCTGACCGACATCGCGATCATCCAGCCCGCCGATCCGTTTCTGGATATGGCGGGCGAAGATCTGCGCCGCCGCATTTTCCTGACGGAAAGCGAGACCGGCGCCAATCTCTGTCTCCGGCCCGAATTCACCATCCCCGTCTGCCGCGACCATATCGAAAAGCGTGCCGCCACCCCGCAGCGCTATGCCTATCTGGGCGAGGTCTTCCGCCAGCAGCGCGAGGGCGGGGCCGAGTTCTTTCAGGCCGGCATTGAGGATCTTGGTGCGAGCGACCGGGCTGGCGCGGATGCCCGTTCGCTGGGTGACGCGCATGCGCTTCTGGCGCGCGTTCTGCCGGGCCAGAAGCTCTCCGTCACGCTGGGGGATCAGGCGGTGTTCGAGGCGGTGCTTTCAGCGCTTGGCCTGCCGCGCGGCTGGCAGATGCGCCTGACCCGCGCCTTCGGCTCGCCAAAGCTTCTGCAGGCCGCGCTCGACGATCTCGCCAATCCGCAAACCGCCGCCAACCTGCCGCGTGCCGTTGCCGGACTTGTGGCCCGTGGCGACGAGGCAGCTTTGTCAGAGCATGTCAGCACGGTGATGAACGAGACCGGGATTTCGCCTTCCGCCGGTCGTGCCCCGCACGAAATCGCCCGGCGGCTCATCGAGAAGGCGGAACTGCGCAGTGTTCGACTGACGGACGAGGCCATGAGCGCCCTGAAGGCATTCGTTCAAATGCGCACGCCCTTTGCCGAAGCGGGCGAACGGCTTTCTGCCTTTGCCGCCGAAAACGGTCTCGTTCTCGATGACGCGCTCGAAACCTTCGCCGCGCGCGCTGAGCGGATTTCGGCCGAGGGAATGCCGCTTGACACGTTGACCTATGATGCCGGCTTTGGTCGCCCGCTCGACTACTACACCGGTTTCGTGTTCGAGATCGCGTCACCCGCCGGCACGGTTTTGGCCGGTGGCGGGCGCTATGACCGGCTGTTGACACTTCTGGGCGCGGAGACGCCCATTCCCGGCGTCGGCTTTTCCATCTGGCTCGATCGCGTGGCAGGTCTGAAGGAGACGGCGGCATGA